Proteins from a genomic interval of bacterium:
- a CDS encoding tail fiber domain-containing protein — protein MLARLTELEIFTWSYRDDPDDARHVGPVAEDFYQRFGFGHDDKHISP, from the coding sequence TTGCTGGCCCGATTGACGGAGCTCGAGATCTTCACCTGGAGTTATAGGGACGACCCTGACGACGCCCGCCACGTGGGGCCGGTGGCCGAGGACTTCTACCAGCGCTTCGGCTTCGGGCACGACGACAAACACATCTCGCCG